From Streptomyces zhihengii, the proteins below share one genomic window:
- a CDS encoding PH domain-containing protein has protein sequence MALFGNAHTVNPGQAQQDYARLLGHGEQVQAAYQLIRDTIIFTDRRLLLVDKQGITGRKTEYHSIPYRSITHFAVETAGTFDLDAELKIWISGMPAPVEKTFTKGVDIYEVQGILTQFVAR, from the coding sequence ATGGCACTCTTCGGGAACGCGCACACCGTCAACCCGGGCCAGGCGCAGCAGGACTACGCGCGGCTGCTCGGCCACGGGGAGCAGGTGCAGGCCGCGTACCAGCTGATCCGGGACACCATCATCTTCACCGACCGGCGGCTGCTGCTGGTCGACAAGCAGGGGATCACCGGCCGCAAGACGGAGTACCACTCGATTCCCTACCGCAGCATCACCCACTTCGCGGTGGAGACGGCCGGGACGTTCGATCTCGACGCCGAGCTGAAGATCTGGATATCCGGCATGCCCGCGCCCGTCGAGAAGACCTTCACCAAGGGCGTCGACATCTACGAAGTGCAGGGCATCCTGACGCAGTTCGTGGCGCGCTGA
- the cobG gene encoding precorrin-3B synthase, translated as MPPTPANRPDRDESPVRDRGDACPGALRLHTADDGALARVRVPAGLLDARQAYALADAAERLGDGALDITSRGNLQLRGLDPVCAGELAELLDAADLLPAPAHERIRNVVASPLSGLDGRGHLDVRPLVRELDTLLCAAARATALSGRFLFALDDGRGDMAELAADVMLLAEAGDGATGAPVTGGAGAPGAPGGPGAPGRARVRVVAGEARVRVRPEDAARMLLLAAEAFLDAADASGARPWRVRELPPEHALSTRDLLRRAAAADLPAEPAPEPPAVPAGPGPAEPPAPGAHARDGADAAVCAGVVLGRMSAAQVRSLARVAGRHGTGELRVTPWRSVVLPGVAAAHLPELAAAGLVTGAGSPWHGVSACTGRPGCGKALADVRADATALADATALAAAGAGGTPVHWSGCGRRCGHPHGAHVDLVATGEGRYTLAVVPANRPAAQAVPATEAATASATEAVPEAPPGAVPANVNATATAHGTGTGADHPVRHDLDVPELAGALAAARGGRPLHHRPATTK; from the coding sequence ATGCCTCCGACCCCCGCCAACCGCCCGGACCGGGACGAATCTCCCGTCCGGGACCGCGGTGACGCCTGCCCCGGCGCGCTGCGGCTGCACACCGCGGACGACGGTGCGCTGGCGCGTGTCCGCGTCCCGGCGGGTCTCCTCGACGCGCGCCAGGCGTACGCCCTCGCGGACGCGGCGGAACGCCTCGGCGACGGGGCGCTCGACATCACCTCGCGCGGCAACCTCCAGCTCCGCGGCCTCGACCCGGTGTGCGCAGGGGAGTTGGCGGAGCTGCTGGACGCCGCGGACCTGCTGCCCGCGCCCGCCCACGAGCGCATCCGCAACGTGGTCGCCTCCCCGCTGTCCGGCCTCGACGGCCGGGGGCACCTCGATGTGCGGCCGCTGGTACGGGAGCTGGACACCCTGCTGTGCGCCGCCGCCCGCGCCACGGCGCTCTCCGGCCGCTTCCTGTTCGCCCTCGACGACGGCCGCGGGGACATGGCGGAGCTCGCCGCGGATGTGATGTTGCTCGCAGAGGCCGGAGACGGGGCGACGGGGGCGCCCGTGACGGGTGGCGCGGGTGCGCCCGGTGCGCCCGGTGGGCCTGGCGCGCCCGGGCGGGCCCGGGTGCGGGTCGTCGCCGGCGAGGCGCGGGTGCGGGTGCGGCCCGAGGACGCGGCGCGGATGCTGCTGCTGGCGGCGGAGGCCTTCCTCGACGCCGCCGACGCGAGCGGCGCCCGCCCCTGGCGGGTCCGTGAACTCCCCCCGGAACACGCCCTGTCCACCCGCGACCTCCTGCGCCGGGCCGCCGCCGCGGACCTGCCCGCGGAGCCCGCGCCGGAGCCGCCCGCGGTACCCGCGGGCCCCGGCCCCGCCGAGCCCCCCGCCCCCGGGGCGCACGCCCGCGACGGGGCGGATGCGGCCGTGTGCGCCGGGGTGGTGCTCGGGCGGATGAGCGCCGCGCAGGTGCGGAGCCTCGCGCGGGTCGCGGGGCGGCACGGGACGGGGGAACTGCGCGTCACCCCCTGGCGTTCCGTGGTGCTCCCGGGCGTCGCGGCCGCCCACCTGCCCGAACTCGCCGCCGCCGGCCTCGTGACCGGCGCCGGGTCCCCCTGGCACGGTGTCAGCGCCTGCACCGGACGCCCCGGCTGCGGGAAGGCGCTCGCGGACGTCCGCGCCGACGCCACCGCGCTCGCCGACGCCACCGCGCTCGCCGCCGCCGGCGCGGGCGGGACCCCCGTGCACTGGTCCGGCTGCGGACGCCGCTGCGGCCACCCGCACGGCGCCCATGTCGACCTCGTCGCGACCGGCGAGGGGCGGTACACGCTCGCCGTCGTGCCCGCGAACCGCCCTGCCGCCCAGGCTGTTCCCGCGACGGAGGCCGCGACCGCGTCCGCGACCGAGGCCGTTCCCGAGGCCCCGCCCGGGGCCGTGCCCGCGAACGTGAACGCGACCGCGACCGCCCACGGCACCGGCACTGGTGCGGACCACCCCGTACGCCACGACCTGGACGTCCCCGAGCTCGCCGGCGCCCTCGCCGCGGCGCGCGGCGGGCGGCCCCTCCACCACCGACCCGCTACGACGAAGTGA
- a CDS encoding precorrin-8X methylmutase, which produces MSESTVFDYEKDGAEIYRQSFATIRAEADLAGLPAEVSQVAVRMIHACGMVDLVRDLAYSPGVVLRAREALRAGAPVLCDAQMVASGITRKRLPADNDVVCTLSDPSVPALAEKLGTTRSAAALELWRDRLEGSVVAVGNAPTALFRLLEMIAEGAPRPAAVIGAPVGFIGAAESKDALAGSPLGLEHLVVRGRRGGSAMAAAAVNAIASESE; this is translated from the coding sequence GTGAGCGAGAGCACAGTGTTCGACTACGAGAAGGACGGCGCGGAGATCTACCGCCAGTCCTTTGCCACGATCCGGGCCGAGGCGGACCTCGCGGGGCTGCCCGCCGAGGTGTCGCAGGTCGCGGTCCGCATGATCCACGCCTGCGGGATGGTCGACCTCGTCCGCGACCTCGCGTACAGCCCCGGGGTCGTGCTCCGCGCCCGCGAGGCGCTGCGCGCCGGCGCCCCCGTGCTGTGCGACGCGCAGATGGTCGCCAGCGGGATCACCCGCAAGCGGCTGCCCGCCGACAACGACGTGGTCTGCACGCTCTCCGACCCGTCGGTGCCCGCCCTCGCGGAGAAGCTCGGCACCACCCGTTCCGCCGCCGCGCTGGAACTGTGGCGCGACCGGCTCGAAGGCTCCGTCGTCGCCGTCGGCAACGCGCCCACCGCGCTGTTCCGGCTGCTGGAGATGATCGCGGAGGGCGCCCCGCGTCCCGCTGCCGTCATCGGGGCGCCCGTCGGATTCATCGGCGCCGCCGAGTCCAAGGACGCGCTGGCCGGCTCCCCGCTCGGCCTGGAGCACCTGGTGGTCCGGGGCCGTCGCGGCGGCAGCGCCATGGCCGCCGCCGCCGTCAACGCGATCGCGAGCGAGTCGGAATGA
- a CDS encoding excalibur calcium-binding domain-containing protein, translating to MRVTVAPDGGGGGDDDGGGSGSGGAVSYGNCSDVRAAGADPIRAGEPGYGRHLDRDGDGVGCE from the coding sequence GTGCGCGTCACGGTCGCGCCCGACGGAGGCGGCGGGGGCGACGACGACGGCGGGGGTTCGGGCTCCGGCGGCGCCGTCTCGTACGGGAACTGCTCCGATGTGCGGGCCGCCGGGGCCGATCCGATCCGGGCGGGGGAGCCGGGCTACGGCAGGCACCTGGACCGCGACGGCGACGGGGTCGGCTGCGAGTAG
- a CDS encoding RrF2 family transcriptional regulator, whose translation MSGGVEWALHCAVVLTSVEEPVPAARLAQLHDVSPTYLAKQLQALSRAGLIRSVQGKAGGYVLTRPPASITVHDIVEAIDGPAPAFVCTEIRQRGPMATTPEACTAPCAISRAMAAAEDAWRASLRAVTVADLARDVESDYGSGALAGIATWLNTSPEG comes from the coding sequence ATGTCCGGCGGGGTGGAGTGGGCCCTGCACTGCGCGGTGGTGCTGACCTCGGTGGAGGAGCCGGTACCGGCCGCGCGCCTCGCCCAGCTCCACGACGTCTCGCCCACCTACCTCGCGAAGCAGCTCCAGGCGCTGTCGCGCGCCGGGCTGATCCGGTCGGTGCAGGGCAAGGCGGGCGGCTACGTGCTGACCAGGCCGCCCGCCTCGATCACGGTCCACGACATCGTCGAGGCCATCGACGGCCCGGCCCCGGCCTTCGTCTGCACGGAGATCCGGCAGCGCGGCCCCATGGCCACCACGCCGGAGGCCTGCACCGCGCCGTGCGCCATCTCCCGGGCCATGGCCGCCGCCGAGGACGCCTGGCGCGCCTCGCTGCGGGCCGTGACCGTCGCCGACCTCGCCCGCGACGTCGAGTCCGACTACGGGTCGGGTGCGCTGGCCGGCATCGCCACCTGGCTGAACACCTCCCCGGAGGGGTAG
- a CDS encoding sulfite exporter TauE/SafE family protein: MTWSEGLLGFAAGLLISVVTAPVGVSGAVFLLPVQVSLLGVPSPAVTPTNLLYNVVAGPGALLRHRGSGQLRGPLARLLIAGAVPGVVAGAAVRVFAVPGSQVFRLFVAALLLPLGLWLCARTLRPARPAGTGDVRGAAGEPPPAEPRRGEPRPGEPIEASSTGSSPLSPPSGQPSPRATTLLAAAVGVAGGIYGIGGGSLLGPILVGRGMPVARVAPAALACTFVTSVVGAATYALLALTTPGTVAPDWLLGIACGLGGLAGGYLGARLQPRLPETGLRLLLGVMATGIGLLYAVQGLG; encoded by the coding sequence ATGACGTGGTCGGAAGGGCTGCTCGGCTTCGCCGCCGGGCTGCTGATCTCGGTCGTCACGGCGCCCGTCGGGGTGTCCGGCGCGGTGTTCCTGCTGCCGGTGCAGGTCAGTCTGCTGGGAGTCCCCAGCCCGGCGGTCACCCCGACGAACCTCCTCTACAACGTGGTCGCCGGCCCCGGGGCCCTGCTGCGGCACCGGGGGAGCGGACAGCTCCGCGGGCCGCTGGCCCGCCTGCTGATCGCCGGAGCCGTGCCCGGGGTCGTCGCGGGGGCGGCGGTACGGGTGTTCGCGGTGCCGGGGTCGCAGGTGTTCCGCCTGTTCGTCGCGGCCCTGCTGCTGCCGCTCGGCCTCTGGCTGTGCGCCCGCACCCTGCGCCCGGCGCGGCCCGCCGGGACCGGGGACGTCCGGGGCGCGGCCGGTGAGCCCCCGCCGGCGGAGCCTCGGCGCGGGGAGCCCCGCCCCGGGGAACCCATCGAGGCATCGTCCACGGGGTCTTCGCCCCTCTCGCCTCCGTCCGGGCAGCCGTCGCCACGGGCGACGACGCTGCTCGCCGCGGCCGTCGGCGTGGCGGGCGGGATCTACGGGATCGGCGGCGGATCGCTGCTCGGCCCGATCCTGGTGGGGCGCGGCATGCCGGTGGCCAGGGTCGCCCCGGCGGCCCTCGCCTGCACCTTCGTCACCTCCGTCGTCGGCGCCGCCACCTACGCCCTGCTCGCCCTCACCACCCCCGGCACCGTCGCGCCCGACTGGCTGCTCGGCATCGCCTGCGGCCTCGGCGGACTCGCCGGCGGCTACCTCGGCGCCCGTCTCCAGCCCCGGCTGCCCGAGACCGGACTGCGGCTCCTGCTCGGGGTGATGGCCACCGGCATCGGCCTGCTCTACGCCGTCCAGGGGCTCGGCTGA
- a CDS encoding precorrin-3B C(17)-methyltransferase, with protein sequence MLLSRGAAAALSVVLLSLAAAGCADPASDPRTAGAGPAASRDGAQGYCPLPEEQRATPTPCITFDWNQRVKENHAYREPMAITEEQRAAAAPRAEALGAALKRLAATGTTEDGLRAAVGDALGLPAESIEVRGGGYDPLREVVVGGGEGKVCVNGGVDAAGAASAEVVGRTNDGTCLPGLGGH encoded by the coding sequence ATGCTGCTCTCGCGTGGTGCCGCCGCCGCACTCTCCGTCGTCCTGCTGAGCCTCGCGGCGGCGGGCTGCGCCGACCCCGCGTCGGACCCCCGTACGGCGGGGGCCGGACCGGCGGCGTCCCGGGACGGGGCGCAGGGGTACTGCCCGCTCCCCGAGGAGCAGCGGGCGACGCCCACCCCCTGCATCACCTTCGACTGGAACCAGCGGGTGAAGGAGAACCACGCCTACCGCGAGCCGATGGCGATCACCGAGGAGCAACGGGCCGCCGCGGCGCCCCGTGCGGAGGCGCTCGGCGCGGCCCTGAAGCGCCTCGCGGCCACCGGGACCACCGAGGACGGCCTGCGTGCGGCGGTCGGGGATGCGCTGGGGCTTCCCGCCGAGAGCATCGAGGTGCGGGGCGGCGGTTACGACCCGCTGCGCGAAGTCGTGGTCGGCGGGGGCGAGGGCAAGGTGTGCGTCAACGGGGGCGTCGACGCGGCGGGCGCGGCCTCGGCCGAGGTCGTCGGACGCACCAACGACGGTACGTGCCTGCCCGGGCTCGGCGGGCACTGA
- the cobN gene encoding cobaltochelatase subunit CobN produces MQLSSGAHTPEARVLLLSTSDTDLLSARAAGGPVGYRFANPARLPLDDLPGLLEGTDLVVVRLLGGVRAWQEGIDTLLAQDRPVVVLSGEQAPDAQLMEASTVPIGIAAEAHAYLAHGGPGNLEQLARFLSDTVLLTGHGFEPPAAAPAWGRLERTAGSAAGGPLIAVLYYRAHHMSGNTGFVDTLCSAIEAAGGRALPLYVASLRAPEPELLAELGAADALVTTVLAAGGTRPAEASAGGDDESWDAGALAALDVPILQALCLTGSRASWEENDEGLSPLDAASQVAVPEFDGRLITVPFSFKEIDADGLPSYVADEERAARVAGIALRHARLRHVPNAHKRIALVLSAYPTKHSRIGNAVGLDTPASAVALLRRLRAEGYDFGPGEEIPGLVSGDGDELIRALIEAGGHDQEWLTEEQLARNPVRIPAADYRRWYGELPAELREAVEEHWGPAPGEMFLDRSRNPEGDIVLAALRRGNLLVLIQPPRGFGENPIAIYHDPDLPPSHHYLAAYRWIAASADDGGFGADAMIHLGKHGNLEWLPGKNAGLSAACAPDAALGDLPLVYPFLVNDPGEGTQAKRRVHATLVDHLVPPMARAESYGDIARLEQLLDEYAQISSMDPAKLPAIRAQIWTLIQAAKLDHDLGMADRPDDDGFDDFLLHVDGWLCEVKDAQIRDGLHVLGGAPTGPERVNLVLSILRARQIWGGAQALPGLREALGLDESKATRTAADTVEQQARELVEAMEAAGWDPAAVPDSHGDDVAAVLRFAALEVVPRLARTTDEIDHAVHALDGGFVPAGPSGSPLRGLVNVLPTGRNFYSVDPKAVPSRLAWETGQALADSLLERYRADNGEWPTSVGLSLWGTSAMRTAGDDVAEALALLGVRPVWDDASRRVTGVEPVPLAELGRPRIDVTLRISGFFRDAFPHTIGLLDDAVRLVASLDEPAGQNLVRAHAQADLAAHGDERRATTRIFGSRPGTYGAGLLQLIDSRDWRTDADLAEVYTVWGGYAYGRGLDGRAARDEMETAYKRIAVAAKNTDTREHDIADSDDYFQYHGGMVATVRALRGTAPEAYIGDSTRPETVRTRTLVEETSRVFRARVVNPRWIEAMRRHGYKGAFELAATVDYLFGYDATTGVIADWMYDKLTETYVLDPVNRAFLQEANPWALHGIAERLLEAESRGMWEKPDQAVLAALRQVYLETEGDLESDD; encoded by the coding sequence ATGCAGCTCTCATCCGGGGCGCACACCCCCGAGGCCCGCGTCCTGCTCCTGTCGACGTCCGACACCGACCTGCTCAGCGCACGCGCCGCCGGCGGCCCGGTCGGCTACCGCTTCGCCAACCCCGCCCGGCTGCCGCTCGACGACCTGCCCGGTCTGCTGGAGGGCACCGACCTGGTCGTGGTGCGTCTGCTCGGCGGGGTGCGCGCCTGGCAGGAGGGCATCGACACGCTGCTGGCGCAGGACCGCCCGGTCGTGGTCCTGAGCGGCGAACAGGCCCCGGACGCCCAGCTGATGGAGGCGTCGACGGTGCCCATCGGCATCGCCGCCGAGGCCCACGCGTACCTCGCGCACGGCGGTCCCGGCAATCTGGAGCAGCTCGCCCGCTTCCTCTCCGACACGGTGCTGCTCACCGGTCACGGCTTCGAGCCGCCGGCCGCCGCCCCCGCCTGGGGCCGGCTGGAGCGCACGGCCGGCTCCGCGGCCGGCGGCCCGCTGATCGCGGTGCTCTACTACCGGGCCCACCACATGAGCGGCAACACCGGCTTCGTGGACACCCTGTGCTCCGCGATCGAGGCCGCGGGCGGCCGGGCGCTGCCGCTGTACGTGGCGTCGCTGCGCGCGCCCGAGCCGGAGCTGCTGGCCGAACTCGGCGCCGCCGACGCGCTGGTGACCACGGTGCTGGCGGCGGGCGGCACCCGCCCGGCCGAGGCGTCCGCCGGCGGCGACGACGAGTCCTGGGACGCGGGCGCGCTCGCCGCGCTCGACGTCCCGATCCTCCAGGCACTGTGCCTCACCGGTTCGCGCGCCTCGTGGGAGGAGAACGACGAGGGCCTCTCCCCGCTGGACGCCGCGAGCCAGGTGGCGGTGCCGGAGTTCGACGGCCGGCTGATCACCGTCCCGTTCTCGTTCAAGGAGATCGACGCGGACGGCCTGCCGTCGTACGTCGCCGACGAGGAGCGGGCCGCCCGGGTCGCGGGCATCGCGCTGCGCCACGCCCGGCTGCGCCACGTCCCGAACGCTCACAAGCGGATCGCGCTGGTGCTGTCCGCGTACCCCACCAAGCACTCCCGCATCGGCAACGCCGTCGGCCTGGACACCCCCGCGTCGGCCGTCGCCCTGCTGCGGCGGCTGCGCGCCGAGGGCTACGACTTCGGTCCCGGGGAGGAGATCCCCGGTCTGGTGTCCGGCGACGGCGACGAGCTGATCCGCGCCCTGATCGAGGCCGGCGGCCACGACCAGGAGTGGCTGACCGAGGAGCAGTTGGCCCGCAACCCGGTGCGCATCCCGGCCGCCGACTACCGCCGCTGGTACGGCGAGCTCCCCGCGGAGCTGCGCGAGGCGGTGGAGGAGCACTGGGGCCCGGCGCCCGGCGAGATGTTCCTGGACCGCTCGCGCAACCCGGAGGGCGACATCGTCCTCGCCGCCCTGCGCCGCGGCAACCTGCTGGTCCTCATCCAGCCGCCGCGCGGCTTCGGCGAGAACCCGATCGCCATCTACCACGACCCCGACCTGCCGCCGTCGCACCACTACCTGGCGGCCTACCGCTGGATCGCGGCCTCCGCCGACGACGGCGGCTTCGGCGCCGACGCGATGATCCACCTGGGCAAGCACGGCAACCTGGAGTGGCTGCCGGGCAAGAACGCGGGCCTGTCGGCGGCCTGCGCGCCCGACGCGGCGCTCGGCGACCTGCCGCTCGTCTACCCGTTCCTGGTCAACGACCCGGGCGAGGGCACCCAGGCCAAGCGCCGGGTGCACGCCACGCTCGTCGACCACCTGGTCCCGCCGATGGCCCGCGCCGAGTCGTACGGCGACATCGCGCGCCTGGAGCAGCTCCTCGACGAGTACGCGCAGATCTCGTCCATGGACCCGGCGAAGCTGCCGGCGATCCGGGCCCAGATCTGGACGCTGATCCAGGCGGCGAAGCTCGACCACGACCTCGGCATGGCGGACCGTCCGGACGACGACGGCTTCGACGACTTCCTGCTGCACGTCGACGGCTGGCTGTGCGAGGTGAAGGACGCGCAGATCCGCGACGGCCTCCATGTCCTCGGCGGCGCGCCCACCGGCCCGGAGCGGGTCAACCTGGTGCTCTCCATCCTGCGCGCCCGCCAGATCTGGGGCGGCGCGCAGGCGCTGCCCGGGCTGCGCGAGGCGCTCGGCCTGGACGAGTCGAAGGCGACCCGCACCGCGGCCGACACCGTCGAGCAGCAGGCCCGCGAGCTGGTCGAGGCGATGGAGGCGGCGGGCTGGGACCCGGCCGCCGTGCCCGACTCGCACGGCGACGACGTGGCCGCGGTGCTGCGCTTCGCCGCGCTGGAGGTGGTGCCGCGGCTCGCCCGGACGACCGACGAGATCGACCACGCCGTGCACGCCCTCGACGGCGGCTTCGTCCCGGCCGGACCGTCCGGCTCCCCGCTGCGCGGACTGGTCAACGTCCTGCCGACGGGCCGGAACTTCTACTCCGTCGACCCGAAGGCCGTGCCCTCCCGGCTCGCCTGGGAGACGGGCCAGGCCCTCGCGGACTCGCTGCTGGAGCGCTACCGCGCCGACAACGGCGAGTGGCCCACCTCCGTCGGCCTGTCGCTGTGGGGCACCAGCGCGATGCGCACGGCGGGCGACGACGTCGCCGAGGCGCTGGCGCTGCTGGGCGTCCGCCCGGTGTGGGACGACGCCTCGCGCCGGGTGACCGGCGTGGAGCCGGTCCCGCTCGCCGAACTGGGCCGCCCCCGCATCGATGTGACGCTGCGTATCTCGGGCTTCTTCCGGGACGCCTTCCCGCACACCATCGGCCTGCTGGACGACGCGGTCCGCCTGGTGGCCTCCCTCGACGAGCCGGCCGGGCAGAACCTCGTCCGCGCCCACGCCCAGGCCGACCTCGCCGCCCACGGCGACGAACGCCGCGCCACCACCCGCATCTTCGGCTCCCGTCCCGGCACCTACGGGGCCGGCCTGCTCCAGCTCATCGACTCCCGCGACTGGCGCACCGACGCCGACCTGGCGGAGGTCTACACGGTGTGGGGCGGCTACGCCTACGGCCGCGGCCTCGACGGCCGGGCGGCGCGCGACGAGATGGAGACGGCGTACAAGCGGATCGCGGTGGCGGCGAAGAACACGGACACCCGCGAGCACGACATCGCCGACTCGGACGACTACTTCCAGTACCACGGCGGCATGGTGGCCACGGTCCGCGCGCTGCGGGGCACCGCCCCGGAGGCGTACATCGGCGACTCCACCCGCCCGGAGACCGTCCGCACCCGCACCCTGGTCGAGGAGACCTCCCGCGTCTTCCGCGCCCGCGTGGTCAACCCCCGCTGGATCGAGGCGATGCGCCGCCACGGCTACAAGGGCGCCTTCGAACTCGCGGCCACCGTCGACTACCTCTTCGGCTACGACGCCACCACCGGCGTGATCGCCGACTGGATGTACGACAAGCTGACCGAGACCTACGTCCTCGACCCCGTCAACCGCGCCTTCCTCCAGGAGGCCAACCCCTGGGCCCTCCACGGCATCGCGGAACGCCTCCTGGAGGCCGAGTCCCGCGGCATGTGGGAGAAGCCCGACCAGGCCGTCCTCGCCGCCCTCCGCCAGGTCTACCTGGAGACGGAGGGCGACCTGGAGTCCGACGACTAG
- a CDS encoding SAM-dependent methyltransferase, which produces MSDTDPQLAAADIRARIDTSKPHSARFWNYFVGGKDNYQVDRDTGEQIKDIFPGLVDVARTSRQFLGRVVRHLAGEQGVRQFLDIGTGLPTADNTHEVAQRTAPDSRIVYVDNDPMVLAHARALLTSTPEGRTAYLDANLYAPEDILKAAADTLDFSQPIALIILNTLGHVADHEEAKGLVSRLMAGLPAGSYLVISDSTATSDGMIAASDAYNQSGAIPYHVRPVDHIAGFFDGLELVEPGVVPVTEWRPEADAPYDGPAVDAYGAVGRKA; this is translated from the coding sequence GTGTCAGACACCGACCCCCAGCTTGCCGCCGCCGACATTCGTGCCCGCATAGACACGAGCAAGCCGCACTCGGCCCGCTTCTGGAACTACTTCGTGGGCGGCAAGGACAACTACCAGGTCGACCGCGACACCGGTGAGCAGATCAAGGACATCTTCCCCGGTCTCGTCGACGTCGCCCGCACCAGCCGCCAGTTCCTCGGCCGGGTCGTCCGCCACCTGGCGGGCGAGCAGGGCGTACGCCAGTTCCTGGACATCGGCACGGGGCTGCCCACCGCCGACAACACCCACGAGGTGGCGCAGCGCACGGCCCCGGACTCGCGCATCGTGTACGTCGACAACGACCCGATGGTGCTCGCCCACGCGCGTGCGCTGCTGACGAGCACGCCCGAGGGCAGGACGGCGTACCTGGACGCCAACCTCTACGCGCCCGAGGACATCCTGAAGGCCGCGGCGGACACCCTGGACTTCTCGCAGCCGATCGCCCTGATCATCCTCAACACCCTCGGCCACGTGGCCGACCACGAGGAGGCCAAGGGCCTGGTCTCGCGTCTGATGGCGGGCCTGCCGGCGGGCAGCTACCTGGTGATCAGCGACTCCACCGCCACCAGCGACGGCATGATCGCCGCCTCCGACGCGTACAACCAGAGCGGCGCGATCCCCTACCACGTGCGCCCGGTGGACCACATCGCCGGCTTCTTCGACGGCCTGGAGCTCGTCGAGCCGGGCGTGGTGCCGGTCACCGAATGGCGTCCGGAGGCCGACGCCCCGTACGACGGCCCGGCGGTCGACGCCTACGGCGCCGTGGGCCGCAAGGCGTAG
- a CDS encoding SDR family oxidoreductase, protein MKFAVLGGTGLIGSQVVKNLAAAGHDAVPHSPSTGVDLISGAGVAEAVAGADVVVNLTNSPTFDDASPAFFRTSMENLLDASARAGVGHAVVLSIVGVDQVPDLDYYRAKVLQEDLLKAGPVPYSIVRATQFMEFVDAVLSWTADGDTVRLPRTPIQPIAAADVAAAVTEVAVGAPLNGVLNVGGPDVYPLDDLGRLTLTAKGDQRSVVTDDSAGMFAAVAGDVLTTPDGAHIAATRYIDWLA, encoded by the coding sequence ATGAAGTTCGCCGTCCTCGGTGGCACCGGGCTCATCGGGTCGCAGGTCGTGAAGAACCTCGCAGCCGCCGGCCACGACGCCGTTCCCCACTCCCCGTCCACCGGCGTGGACCTCATCAGCGGCGCGGGAGTGGCGGAGGCCGTCGCCGGTGCCGACGTCGTCGTCAACCTCACCAACTCCCCCACCTTCGACGACGCGTCCCCCGCGTTCTTCCGCACCTCGATGGAGAACCTCCTGGACGCGAGCGCGCGGGCGGGCGTCGGGCATGCCGTCGTCCTGTCCATCGTCGGCGTGGACCAGGTCCCCGACCTCGACTACTACCGGGCGAAGGTGCTCCAGGAGGACCTGCTCAAGGCGGGCCCGGTCCCGTACTCGATCGTCCGCGCCACGCAGTTCATGGAGTTCGTCGACGCCGTCCTGTCCTGGACCGCCGACGGCGACACCGTGCGGCTGCCGCGTACGCCGATCCAGCCGATCGCCGCCGCGGACGTCGCCGCCGCCGTCACCGAGGTCGCCGTGGGCGCCCCGCTGAACGGCGTCCTCAACGTCGGAGGTCCGGACGTCTACCCCCTCGACGACCTCGGCCGGCTCACGCTCACCGCCAAGGGCGACCAGCGGTCCGTCGTCACCGACGACTCCGCGGGCATGTTCGCCGCCGTCGCCGGCGACGTCCTCACCACCCCCGACGGCGCCCACATCGCGGCCACCCGCTACATCGACTGGCTCGCCTGA